A portion of the Anthonomus grandis grandis chromosome 19, icAntGran1.3, whole genome shotgun sequence genome contains these proteins:
- the LOC126747238 gene encoding cytochrome c oxidase assembly factor 4 homolog, mitochondrial yields MSGHGQQEITDPVEEMLKRTGCMELHYKVQECIAESQDWRKCQDQVQDFKKCMKKYQDSKRP; encoded by the exons atgtcgGGCCATGGCCAGCAGGAAATAACCGATCCAGTGGAGGAAATGCTCAAACGCACCGGCTGCATGGAGCTCCACTACAAAGTCCAG GAGTGCATAGCCGAGAGCCAGGACTGGAGAAAGTGTCAGGACCAAGTGCAGGACTTCAAAAAGTGCATGAAAAAGTACCAGGACAGCAAGAGGCCTTGA
- the LOC126747237 gene encoding peptidyl-tRNA hydrolase 2, mitochondrial, with product MLRNLFNKKLPSVRTKMVFLVRTDLAMGKGKVASQVAHASICLYKQAVKERNPYLDMWLTFGQPKIVLKASSEKDLLEVHRRALDHSLNVCKVLDGGKTQIERGSLTVVGIGPNRVEDIDEVTREFKLL from the coding sequence ATGCTGAGGAACCTCTTCAACAAAAAACTCCCCTCGGTTAGGACCAAAATGGTGTTTTTGGTGCGCACCGATTTGGCCATGGGCAAGGGAAAAGTGGCCTCGCAGGTGGCCCACGCCTCCATCTGTTTATATAAACAAGCAGTCAAGGAGCGGAATCCTTATCTGGACATGTGGCTGACCTTCGGACAGCCCAAGATCGTCCTTAAGGCCTCCAGCGAGAAGGATTTGTTGGAGGTGCACCGTAGGGCTCTGGACCACAGTTTGAATGTGTGCAAAGTGCTCGATGGGGGAAAAACCCAAATTGAAAGGGGCAGTTTGACTGTGGTGGGGATTGGACCTAACCGGGTCGAGGACATTGATGAGGTTACTAGGGAGTTTAAATTGTTGTAg